A single region of the Azospirillum fermentarium genome encodes:
- a CDS encoding hydantoinase/oxoprolinase family protein, giving the protein MGHQTIPVEVLGIDAGGTMTDTFFVRADGRFVVGKAQSNPGDESLAIYNSSVDALAHWQRTVDDVYPELVTCVYSGTAMLNRVLMRKGLKVGLICNRGFEQIHSMGRALQSYLGYALEDRIHLNTHRYDEPLVPVSRTRGVTERTDVQGRIVIPLREGEVRQAVRELVEAGSQAIVICLLQSHKNETSEQRARDVVRDELKTLGADIPVFASVDYYPSRKESHRMNTTILEAYGAEPSRETLKKVSDRFRKHGGKFDLRVMATHGGTISWKAKELARTIVSGPIGGVIGSKLLGEALGDENIACSDIGGTSFDVALITKGNFAIKSDPDMARLVLSLPLVAMDSVGAGAGSFVRLDPYSKSIKLGPDSAGYRVGTCWADSGLDTVSVSDCHVVLGYLNPDNFLGGAIKLDVERARRHIKEQLADPLGLSVEDAAAGVIELLDLTLSEYLRANISAKGYNPADFTCFSYGGAGPVHTYGYTEGVGFKDVVVPAWAAGFSAFGCACADFEYRYDKSVDLGLPQFASDDQKAAACKTLQDAWSELAVKVIDEFVINGFKPEDVLLIPGFKMQYMGQLNDLEIVSPVSTAATAADWNSIVDAFETTYGRVYASSARSPELGFSITGAILRGTVATQKPVLPEDPDAGPVPPAEARIGSRPFYRHKRWVDAVVWKMEALKAGNHIVGPAIIESDATTFVVPDGFETFIDKHRLFHLKEVK; this is encoded by the coding sequence GTGGGACATCAGACTATCCCCGTCGAGGTGTTGGGCATCGATGCCGGCGGCACGATGACCGATACCTTCTTCGTCCGTGCCGATGGCCGCTTCGTGGTCGGCAAGGCGCAGAGCAATCCGGGCGACGAATCCCTGGCCATCTACAATTCGTCGGTCGATGCGCTGGCCCATTGGCAGCGCACGGTGGACGATGTTTATCCCGAGCTGGTGACCTGCGTCTATTCCGGCACGGCCATGCTCAACCGTGTCCTGATGCGCAAGGGCCTGAAGGTCGGGCTGATCTGCAACCGCGGGTTCGAGCAGATCCATTCCATGGGCCGTGCCCTGCAAAGCTATCTGGGCTATGCGCTGGAAGACCGCATCCACCTCAACACCCACCGTTACGACGAACCGCTGGTGCCGGTGTCGCGCACCCGCGGCGTGACCGAACGCACCGACGTGCAGGGCCGCATCGTCATTCCGCTGCGCGAAGGCGAGGTGCGGCAGGCGGTGCGGGAACTGGTGGAGGCCGGATCGCAGGCCATCGTCATCTGTCTGTTGCAGTCCCACAAGAACGAAACCAGCGAGCAGCGCGCCCGCGACGTGGTGCGGGATGAGCTGAAGACGCTGGGGGCCGACATCCCGGTCTTTGCCTCGGTGGATTATTATCCGTCGCGCAAGGAAAGCCACCGGATGAACACCACCATCCTGGAGGCGTACGGCGCCGAGCCGTCGCGCGAGACGCTGAAGAAGGTCAGCGACCGCTTCCGCAAGCACGGCGGCAAGTTCGATCTGCGCGTGATGGCCACCCATGGCGGCACCATCAGCTGGAAGGCCAAGGAACTGGCCCGCACCATCGTGTCCGGCCCCATCGGCGGGGTGATCGGCTCGAAGCTGCTGGGCGAGGCGCTGGGCGACGAGAACATCGCCTGTTCCGACATCGGCGGCACCAGCTTCGACGTGGCGCTGATCACCAAGGGCAATTTCGCCATCAAATCCGACCCGGACATGGCCCGTCTGGTGCTGTCGCTGCCGCTGGTCGCCATGGATTCGGTGGGGGCGGGGGCCGGCAGCTTCGTCCGGCTCGATCCCTACAGCAAATCCATCAAGCTGGGGCCGGACAGCGCCGGTTACCGGGTCGGCACCTGCTGGGCGGACAGCGGTCTCGACACGGTGTCGGTGTCCGACTGCCACGTGGTGCTGGGCTACCTCAACCCCGACAATTTCCTGGGCGGCGCCATCAAGCTCGACGTGGAGCGGGCCCGCCGGCACATCAAGGAACAGCTCGCCGATCCGCTCGGCCTGTCGGTGGAGGACGCCGCGGCGGGGGTGATCGAGCTGCTGGACCTCACCCTGTCGGAATATCTGCGCGCCAACATCAGCGCCAAGGGCTACAACCCCGCCGACTTCACCTGCTTCTCCTATGGCGGTGCCGGCCCGGTCCACACCTATGGCTACACCGAGGGGGTGGGCTTCAAGGACGTGGTGGTCCCCGCCTGGGCCGCCGGCTTCTCGGCCTTCGGCTGCGCCTGCGCCGATTTCGAATACCGCTACGACAAGTCGGTGGATCTGGGCCTGCCGCAGTTCGCCAGCGACGACCAGAAGGCCGCGGCCTGCAAGACGCTGCAGGACGCCTGGTCCGAACTGGCGGTCAAGGTGATCGACGAGTTCGTCATCAACGGCTTCAAGCCCGAAGACGTGCTGCTGATCCCCGGCTTCAAGATGCAGTACATGGGCCAGCTCAACGATCTGGAAATCGTGTCCCCGGTGTCCACCGCCGCCACGGCGGCGGATTGGAACAGCATCGTTGACGCCTTCGAAACCACCTACGGCCGCGTCTACGCCAGTTCGGCCCGCTCCCCCGAACTGGGCTTCTCCATCACCGGCGCCATCCTGCGCGGCACCGTCGCCACGCAAAAGCCGGTGCTGCCGGAAGACCCCGACGCCGGCCCGGTGCCCCCCGCCGAGGCGCGCATCGGCAGCCGCCCGTTCTACCGCCACAAGCGGTGGGTGGACGCGGTGGTGTGGAAGATGGAGGCCCTGAAGGCCGGCAACCACATCGTCGGCCCCGCCATCATCGAATCCGACGCCACCACGTTCGTCGTTCCCGACGGCTTCGAGACCTTCATCGACAAGCACCGCCTGTTCCATCTCAAGGAAGTGAAGTGA
- a CDS encoding O-linked N-acetylglucosamine transferase family protein: MPIGGMWSGWSGWSISCATARWGRRPIRCPPPVLERGTVSFGSFNALSKLNGATAALWSRVLHAVPGSRLVLKAAVLADPAVKARVLTLFAGHGIDGARIALLPHIPNHFGHLDAYGAIDIALDPIPYNGTTTTCEALWMGVPVLTLPGEAHAARVGASLLTAAGLPEWIADDADGFAAKAAALAADPQGLAAIRAGLRARLQASFLCDGRTFARRFEDRCFTLSNAHPPEGAFLPPG; this comes from the coding sequence ATGCCGATCGGCGGCATGTGGAGCGGCTGGAGCGGCTGGAGCATTTCCTGTGCTACCGCCCGCTGGGGCCGACGCCCGATCCGCTGCCCCCCCCCGGTGCTGGAGCGGGGAACCGTCAGCTTCGGGTCGTTCAACGCACTGAGCAAGCTGAACGGTGCCACCGCGGCGTTGTGGTCGCGGGTGCTGCACGCGGTCCCCGGCAGCCGGCTGGTGCTGAAGGCGGCGGTGCTGGCCGACCCGGCGGTGAAGGCGCGGGTGCTGACGCTGTTCGCCGGCCATGGCATCGACGGCGCGCGCATCGCCCTGCTGCCACACATCCCCAACCATTTCGGCCATCTGGATGCCTATGGCGCCATCGACATCGCCCTGGACCCGATCCCCTACAACGGGACCACGACGACGTGCGAGGCGCTGTGGATGGGGGTGCCGGTGCTGACTCTGCCCGGCGAGGCCCATGCCGCACGGGTGGGCGCCAGCCTGCTGACCGCTGCCGGGCTGCCGGAATGGATCGCCGACGATGCCGATGGCTTTGCCGCCAAGGCCGCCGCCCTCGCCGCCGATCCGCAGGGGCTCGCCGCTATCCGTGCCGGCCTGCGCGCGCGTCTGCAAGCGTCCTTTCTGTGCGACGGGCGGACCTTCGCCCGCCGGTTCGAGGATCGGTGCTTCACGCTTTCCAACGCTCATCCGCCGGAAGGCGCGTTCTTGCCCCCTGGCTGA
- a CDS encoding tetratricopeptide repeat protein: MSAPALSFEDAVRRAAACHQQGRLEEALSLYGQLQAARPQDANLSALVGTVLAQMGRTGEALVFLEQALDMAPGNVEAAHNLAHALAADGQAEQAADTAVHLGRILYDRRDFDGALAAFGQALEWFPRSRAAAANLGATLQALGRHAESIERLTALLDGDPGEAEAHSNLGNAQLGAGDYRAAAASFRRALAINPSYGEAESNLGLALAWLGGTGEAEAAAPDQARTLETAASLVTLGNARQALDPLADIESCYRKALILQPDFPAAHWNLALCLLLRGDFERGWAEHEWRWRWPGFGEDLRPFSQPVWRRENPDAVGGPLLVTAEQGLGDTLQFIRYLPLLAERGYEVVFEAQGPLFTLLWFSLGGTGVRVVPRSVSPAHVHDGLPFAMHVPLMSLPERFGTRLDTIPAAVPYLHADPFRRRLWRDRLDAAAGGRLKVGLAWRGRPTHSRDRDRSMPPDRLAPLLAVPGMTFFSLHKDAPGGAPDDPPGVVPLGPLLHDVADTAAAMANLDLVITVDTVAAHLAGGLGVPVWTLLPFSPDWRWMLARTDSPWYPTMTLFRQPVPGDWGAVMAAVAQRLAGLDPVALTRLEGRGP; the protein is encoded by the coding sequence GTGTCCGCACCCGCGCTGTCGTTCGAGGACGCCGTTCGCCGTGCCGCCGCCTGTCACCAGCAGGGGCGGCTGGAAGAGGCGCTGTCCCTCTATGGCCAGCTTCAGGCCGCCCGTCCCCAGGACGCCAACCTCAGCGCGCTGGTGGGCACGGTGCTGGCCCAGATGGGCCGCACCGGCGAGGCGCTGGTGTTCCTGGAGCAGGCGCTGGACATGGCCCCCGGCAACGTGGAGGCCGCCCACAATCTGGCGCACGCCCTGGCCGCCGACGGACAGGCGGAGCAGGCCGCCGACACCGCCGTCCATCTGGGCCGGATTCTCTACGACCGGCGCGACTTCGACGGTGCGCTGGCCGCGTTCGGGCAGGCGCTGGAGTGGTTTCCCCGCAGCCGGGCCGCCGCCGCCAACCTGGGTGCCACCTTGCAGGCCCTGGGCCGCCACGCCGAATCCATCGAACGGCTGACCGCCCTGCTGGATGGCGACCCCGGCGAGGCCGAGGCTCACAGCAACCTGGGCAACGCCCAACTGGGGGCCGGGGATTACCGTGCCGCCGCCGCCAGCTTCCGCCGCGCCCTGGCGATCAATCCCAGCTACGGCGAGGCGGAAAGCAACCTGGGGCTGGCGCTGGCGTGGCTGGGCGGCACGGGGGAGGCGGAAGCGGCGGCCCCCGATCAGGCCCGCACCCTGGAAACCGCGGCGTCCCTGGTGACGCTGGGCAACGCCCGGCAGGCGCTCGATCCCCTGGCGGATATCGAGAGCTGCTATCGCAAGGCGCTGATCCTTCAACCCGATTTCCCCGCGGCCCACTGGAACCTCGCCCTGTGCCTGCTGCTGCGCGGCGATTTCGAACGGGGGTGGGCGGAGCACGAATGGCGCTGGCGCTGGCCGGGTTTCGGCGAAGACCTGCGCCCCTTCTCCCAACCGGTGTGGAGGAGGGAAAACCCCGACGCCGTTGGCGGCCCCCTGCTGGTCACCGCCGAGCAAGGGCTGGGCGACACCCTGCAGTTCATCCGTTACCTGCCCCTGCTGGCCGAACGGGGGTACGAGGTGGTGTTCGAGGCGCAGGGGCCGCTGTTCACCCTGCTGTGGTTCAGCCTGGGCGGGACGGGGGTGCGGGTGGTGCCGCGGTCCGTCTCTCCTGCCCATGTGCATGACGGTCTGCCGTTCGCCATGCATGTGCCGCTGATGAGCCTGCCGGAACGGTTCGGCACGCGCCTGGACACCATTCCCGCCGCCGTGCCCTATCTGCACGCCGACCCGTTCCGCCGCCGGCTGTGGCGCGACCGGCTGGACGCCGCGGCGGGCGGCCGGCTGAAGGTGGGGCTGGCATGGCGCGGGCGCCCCACCCACAGCCGCGACCGCGACCGCTCCATGCCCCCCGACCGGCTGGCGCCGCTGCTGGCGGTGCCCGGCATGACCTTCTTCTCCCTGCACAAGGACGCACCGGGGGGCGCGCCCGACGATCCGCCGGGGGTGGTGCCGCTGGGGCCGCTGCTCCATGACGTTGCCGACACCGCGGCGGCGATGGCCAATCTGGATCTGGTGATCACCGTGGACACCGTGGCGGCGCATCTGGCCGGCGGGCTGGGGGTGCCGGTGTGGACGCTGCTGCCGTTCAGCCCCGACTGGCGCTGGATGCTGGCGCGCACCGACAGCCCCTGGTATCCCACCATGACCTTGTTCCGCCAGCCGGTCCCCGGCGATTGGGGTGCGGTGATGGCCGCCGTGGCCCAGCGGCTGGCCGGCTTGGATCCGGTGGCCCTGACCCGGTTGGAAGGGCGCGGCCCATGA